Proteins found in one Triticum aestivum cultivar Chinese Spring chromosome 4D, IWGSC CS RefSeq v2.1, whole genome shotgun sequence genomic segment:
- the LOC123100601 gene encoding zinc finger protein GIS3-like, which translates to MELSLALGRPETDDSGTAGRGAGNGGLADDEVRPLFACLFCDRKFLKPQALGGHQNAHKEERAAGWNWNPYLYGRQPAASAATSRAAASKKSIPMATHSGGGAAAAPPLHVVPEAGTLAPSVHGVRAAASPFSGVHGDVGDMLSSGRSPDAELAPESNSGVGIDLELRL; encoded by the coding sequence ATGGAGCTGTCTCTGGCCTTGGGTCGCCCTGAAACCGACGACAGCGGGACGGCCGGCCGGGGTGCGGGCAACGGCGGGCTGGCCGACGATGAGGTCCGGCCGCTGTTCGCGTGCCTCTTCTGCGACAGGAAGTTCCTCAAGCCGCAGGCCCTCGGGGGCCACCAGAACGCGCACAAGGAGGAGCGCGCGGCCGGCTGGAACTGGAACCCCTACCTCTACGGCCGCCAACCAGCTGCTAGTGCCGCCACCTCTCGCGCCGCCGCCAGCAAAAAGTCGATCCCTATGGCCACGCACAGTGGTGGCGgggccgccgccgcaccgcccctCCATGTCGTTCCCGAGGCTGGCACACTCGCTCCGTCCGTCCACGGCGTGCGAGCGGCAGCCAGCCCGTTCTCCGGCGTCCACGGCGATGTGGGGGACATGCTAAGCTCAGGAAGGTCACCGGACGCTGAGCTGGCGCCGGAGAGCAACTCCGGCGTGGGAATCGACCTGGAGCTGCGACTCTAG